In Paralichthys olivaceus isolate ysfri-2021 chromosome 1, ASM2471397v2, whole genome shotgun sequence, the following are encoded in one genomic region:
- the ankdd1a gene encoding ankyrin repeat and death domain-containing protein 1A isoform X4, with the protein MNALLLASWFGHLKILQILVSCGAKLNCENKDGLSMLHCAAQRGHIRVLEFIMEDLEDICLDRVDKSGKTALHLAAENGQLEVVEYLIGMGCSHGLKDKEENTAMHLAVKRGHTEVLHKIVETGVDVDERNIDGLTAFHLAADGGHYECVKLLIESSCNVNAQTNKNMNALHYVAQHGFYREASLLLEAGIHFNAIDNQQNTPLHMAVFNNHIEVVRLLIDADCDLDLTDSRQQTALHIAAEHGWQDLAEMMLISGVNLSLIDKQGKTCLEVAARGNHVILVDMIIKADRFYKQQKDHMDNDQDSWVGRPLSFKQDHQPETQHLRSVVWTLATKHLCRGEWKILAQHWGFSDAHIRALEQQWTGMKSFKEHGHRMLLIWLHGVGVAGENPIKGLYEGLVEMSRTDLAECIRQKANAETSAPKMCSAM; encoded by the exons ATGAATGCACTGCTTCTGGCGTCCTGGTTTGGTCACCTAAAAATCCTACAGATCCTGGTGTCCTGTGGAGCAAAGCTCAACTGCGAAAACAAA gATGGTCTAAGTATGCTGCACTGTGCTGCTCAGCGAGGACACATTAGAGTATTGGAGTTTATCATGGAGGACCTGGAAGACATCTGTCTGGATAGAGTGGACAAG TCAGGGAAGACAGCTCTTCACCTGGCTGCTGAGAATGGACAACTTGAAGTGGTGGAGTATCTGATTGGAATGGGTTGCTCACATGGTTTGAAGGACaag GAAGAGAACACAGCCATGCATCTAGCAGTGAAGCGTGGGCACACAGAGGTCCTACACAAGATTGTGGAGACGGGAGTAGACGTCGATGAGAGGAATATA GATGGTCTCACAGCATTTCACCTTGCAGCTGATGGAGGTCACTATGAATGTGTCAAACTGCTCATTGAGTCCAGCTGTAATGTAAATGCGCAAACAAAT AAGAATATGAATGCTCTCCATTATGTAGCTCAGCATGGCTTTTACAGAGAGGCCAGTTTGCTTCTGGAGGCAGGAATCCATTTCAATGCCATAGACAAT CAACAGAACACGCCACTCCACATGGCTGTGTTCAATAATCACATCGAAGTTGTACGGCTGCTGATAGATGCTGATTGTGACCTCGACCTCACTGACAGT AGACAGCAGACTGCTTTGCACATAGCAGCAGAACATGGCTGGCAGGACCTGGCTGAGATGATGCTGATTTCAGGGGTTAACCTTAGTTTGATTGACAAG CAGGGGAAAACATGTCTGGAGGTGGCAGCAAGAGGAAACCATGTCATCCTGGTTGATATGATCATCAAAGCTGACCGTTTTTATAAACAGCAGAAG GATCACATGGACAATGATCAGGATTCCTGGGTGGGGAGGCCTCTGAGCTTCAAGCAGGACCACCAACCAGAGACACAGCACCTCCGATCTGTCGTGTGGACCCTGGCCACTAAGCACCTCTGCCGTGGGGAATGGAAGATTCTGGCTCAGCACTGGGGCTTTAGTGATGCACATATACGAGCGTTAGAACAACAGTGGACAG GTATGAAAAGCTTCAAAGAGCATGGTCACCGCATGTTGTTAATCTGGCTTCATGGTGTTGGGGTGGCAGGGGAAAACCCAATCAAAGGCCTCTACGAGGGGCTGGTGGAGATGTCTCGTACAGACCTGGCAG AGTGCATCAGACAGAAGGCAAACGCAGAGACCAGTGCTCCCAAAATGTGCTCTGCAATGTGA
- the znf414 gene encoding zinc finger protein 414: MSSGSTVVQGAEKESGGNKRTSCPYPGCKRVYTDTGTLDSHIQDHGIPAQSLPGKILLCSTVGCSGSFPNMQKLMEHMRQHHKPNIFFLCESCRTKLRSYRGLLTHLHTCSKVPRGKTKPAEQTPPQPATVINPNMASISVDQKPQWQDSMSTTLQPSSQIPNQEGSFPIAVPQPDSAAHPETPPIHLLKNGACNLPLSPKRDGPSAASDLSDAQGQNQTQSRSPEPIHHAPVSAPHSPPGSSAIWKKNQGMVCNRRILWEHTKGCYTCVQCGHISSNRKDMTQHINDQHSGHKHAEDSGSSAKNT; this comes from the exons ATGTCTTCAGGCAGCACAGTGGTGCAGGGAGCTGAAAAAGAAAGTGGAG GGAACAAGAGGACGTCGTGCCCGTATCCCGGCTGCAAGAGAGTGTACACAGACACTGGCACTCTGGACAGTCACATCCAGGACCATGGAATCCCTGCTCAGTCTCTCCCTG GAAAGATTTTGCTGTGCTCCACTGTCGGCTGCAGTGGTTCCTTCCCCAACATGCAGAAACTGATGGAACACATGAGACAACATCATAAACCCAACATTTTCTTCTT GTGTGAGAGCTGTCGCACAAAGTTGCGATCCTACCGTGGCCTCCTGACTCACCTGCACACCTGCTCCAAAGTACCACGGGGCAAAACAAAGCCAGCAGAACAGACGCCCCCTCAGCCTGCTACTGTGATCAACCCAAACATGGCCTCCATTTCCGTGGACCAGAAACCCCAGTGGCAAGATTCAATGTCTACGACCCTGCAACCGTCCTCTCAAATCCCAAACCAAGAGGGTTCCTTCCCCATTGCTGTTCCTCAGCCAGACTCTGCAGCTCACCCAGAAACCCCCCCTATTCATCTGCTCAAAAATGGAGCCTGTAATCTGCCTCTATCTCCTAAAAGGGATGGCCCATCAGCAGCCTCAGACCTCTCTGATGCCCAGGGTCAGAACCAGACACAGAGTAGGTCTCCCGAGCCCATCCACCATGCTCCTGTATCAGCCCCTCACTCTCCTCCTGGGTCCTCGGCAATCTGGAAGAAGAATCAAG GTATGGTGTGCAACAGACGAATCCTTTGGGAGCACACTAAAGGATGCTACACGTGTGTGCAGTGTGGTCACATATCATCCAACCGCAAGGACATGACTCAACATATCAACGATCAACACAGTGGACACAAGCATGCAGAAGACTCTGGAAGCTCAGCCAAGAACACATAG